The following are encoded together in the Myxocyprinus asiaticus isolate MX2 ecotype Aquarium Trade chromosome 7, UBuf_Myxa_2, whole genome shotgun sequence genome:
- the colgalt1b gene encoding procollagen galactosyltransferase 1, with translation MYLLFLFLLLLSTGPVRGYFPEERWSPESALLAPRVLLALVCRNSAHSLPHVLGAIDRLEYPKDRMAVWVATDHNSDNTTAILREWLINVQNFYHYVEWRPQEEPSVYKDESGPKHWTYLRYEHVMKLRQAALETAREMWADYFLLVDCDNLLTNRDVLWKLMKENKTIVAPMLESRAAYSNFWCGMTSQGYYKRTPAYMPIRRQEKKGCFAVPMVHSTFLVDLRKQASRELTFYPPHPDYSWAFDDIIIFAFSTRMADVQMYICNRETYGYFPVPLRSHNTLQDEADSFLHSQLEVMVRGRPSEPSVYLSLPPKRPDKMGFDEVFMINLLRRSDRRERMLRTLYEQEITCKIIAAVDGKALNTSQIEAMGIEMMPGYSDPYHGRPLTKGELGCFLSHYNIWTEIVERGLKMSLLIEDDLRFEVFFKRRLQNLMQEIQTQGLDWDLIYIGRKRMQVDHPEKSVPKIHNLVEADYSYWTLGYMISLQGAQKLLRAEPLKRMLPVDEFLPVMYNKHPIEEYMSHFERRDLRAFSAEPLLVYPTHYTGDPGYISDTETSTVWDNETVHTDWDRARSRKSLEQEELSSEAQNSDVLQSSLDSTARDEL, from the exons ATGTATCTGTTGTTTCTCTTTCTCCTGCTGCTCAGTACCGGTCCGGTTCGCGGTTATTTCCCGGAGGAGCGCTGGAGCCCAGAGTCCGCTCTGCTCGCGCCGCGGGTGCTGCTCGCGCTAGTGTGCCGCAACTCCGCGCACTCTCTGCCGCACGTCCTCGGTGCCATCGACCGCCTCGAATACCCCAAAGACCGCATGGCCGTGTG GGTGGCAACGGATCATAATTCTGACAACACGACAGCAATTCTCAGAGAATGGCTGATAAACGTCCAGAACTTTTATCATTATGTGGAGTGGAGACCGCAAGAAGAGCCCAG tgtctATAAAGATGAAAGTGGACCGAAGCACTGGACTTATCTTCGGTATGAGCACGTGATGAAACTCCGTCAGGCGGCTCTTGAAACTGCTCGTGAGATGTGGGCTGACTACTTTCTG tTAGTGGACTGTGATAATTTACTGACGAATCGTGACGTTTTATGGAAGTTAATGAAGGAGAACAAGACAATCGTTGCACCGATGCTGGAATCCAGAGCGGCGTACTCCAACTTCTGGTGTGGAATGACATCACAG GGTTACTACAAGCGTACTCCAGCGTACATGCCCATCAGGCGGCAGGAGAAGAAGGGTTGTTTCGCTGTTCCGATGGTTCACTCCACCTTCCTGGTGGATCTAAGGAAGCAGGCATCCCGTGAGCTCACCTTCTATCCCCCTCACCCCGACTACAGCTGGGCCTTCGATGACATCATCATATTCGCCTTCTCTACGCGAATGGCAG ATGTCCAGATGTACATCTGCAACAGGGAGACTTATGGGTATTTTCCTGTACCCCTACGCTCCCATAATACCCTGCAGGACGAGGCGGACAGTTTTCTGCACTCGCAGCTAGAAGTGATGG TACGTGGTCGTCCATCAGAACCCTCTGTGTATCTTTCTCTGCCTCCTAAACGGCCTGATAAAATGGGTTTTGATGAG GTGTTTATGATTAATCTGTTGAGACGTTCTGACCGGAGAGAGCGCATGTTGAGAACTCTATATGAACAAGAGATCACTTGCAAGATCATTGCTGCTGTGGATGGCAA GGCGTTGAATACGAGTCAGATTGAGGCGATGGGTATCGAGATGATGCCTGGATACAGCGATCCGTATCACGGCAGGCCACTCACTAAAGGAGAGCTTGGCTGCTTCCTGTCTCATTACAACATCTGGACGGAG ATTGTAGAACGTGGGCTGAAGATGTCTCTGCTGATTGAAGATGATCTGCGCTTTGAGGTTTTCTTCAAGCGACGTCTGCAGAATCTAATGCAGGAGATCCAGACGCAGGGGCTAGACTGGGATTTAAT TTATATCGGACGGAAGAGGATGCAGGTGGACCATCCTGAGAAGTCTGTACCCAAAATTCACAACCTTGTTGAAGCGGATTACTCTTACTGGACACTGGGATACATGATCTCATTACAAGGAGCACAGAAGCTTCTGAGAGCAGAACCTCTGAAGAGGATGCTGCCAGTGGACGAGTTCCTGCCTGTCATGTACAACAAACACCCGAT TGAGGAGTACATGTCTCACTTTGAGCGGCGAGATTTGCGGGCGTTCTCTGCCGAGCCTCTGCTTGTGTACCCCACACACTACACGGGTGACCCGGGCTACATCAGCGACACCGAAACCTCCACCGTCTGGGATAATGAGACCGTACACACAGACTGGGACCGAGCGCGCTCGCGAAAGAGCCTCGAGCAGGAAGAACTGAGTTCTGAGGCGCAGAACTCTGACGTACTCCAGTCTTCACTTGACAGTACGGCCCGAGATGAACTCTAG
- the si:ch211-114l13.9 gene encoding caspase b encodes MATTKEVILEALEDLLENEFKAFKWQLTNNVEQESISRGKLEHADERDVVDYLVQHYCASDAGKVAVRALCKIKQNELAEQLKKKLKEVSVVPVESGASSSAALSAQTPVVTMNITTTEGGTVKAPVLHNGVYNGPVTFN; translated from the exons ATGGCCACCACCAAAGAAGTGATTCTAGAAGCTCTTGAGGATCTTCTGGAAAATGAGTTTAAAGCATTCAAATGGCAGTTGACAAACAATGTGGAACAAGAGTCTATTTCTCGAGGAAAACTTGAACATGCTGATGAGCGTGATGTTGTGGATTACTTGGTGCAGCATTATTGTGCTTCAGATGCTGGGAAGGTTGCAGTTCGAGCACTatgcaaaattaaacaaaatgagcTTGCTGAACAACTAAAGAAAAAACTTAAGGAAG TGTCAGTAGTTCCTGTTGAGAGTGGAGCATCATCCAGTGCAGCTCTGTCTgctcagactccagtggttacaatgAATATAACAACTACTGAAGGAGGAACTGTTAAAGCCCCTGTTCTTCATAATGGTGTTTATAACGGCCCAGTAACATTCAACTGA